In Pectinophora gossypiella chromosome 5, ilPecGoss1.1, whole genome shotgun sequence, a genomic segment contains:
- the LOC126367207 gene encoding uncharacterized protein LOC126367207, translating to MTMDVQNNYQNYKESSPDSKETNINIESARTSQVLKSDMQSTMLNQGKASKRSFDVAFLMMPDEKLRQKQPERQLRVSKQLFNNEEWEHHPKRIPELYKPSEYSNENLEKDTEDDRVRVNNNISPTFSADINIDVGTDEYPNKTMYCSDSENSDRSRSRPNSNESAARQPKFLPEYKNKIFDDPTLISMQSRARYDARYNDKLTDMSPKSAFTKVANYNIRSPNPSVSPDNLLYQNSVSPPLSAASPPSNTFNKTPVFNNLLSSAHLLNGNNFFKSQNVLSSPSHPDAYPLSQRPNATFNKSMDYPEKQSDPKSQMSPNKMNFLPFRPDIPYLQAGTSYPFGVQNFQAPPQDFMKFPVPPREPVNPLITNPAAAILSTLLPPTLAAFSLPAQNVCAKCSISFRMTSDLVYHMRTHHKSESTVDPNRRKREEKLKCPVCNESFRERHHLTRHMTAHQDKEGDMDEVPSSQNYNKKSKQYYHNGGSLIHK from the coding sequence ATGACAATGGACGTTCAAAATAACTACCAAAATTACAAAGAGTCATCCCCTGATTCTAAGGAAACTAATATTAATATTGAAAGTGCCAGAACTTCGCAAGTTTTGAAGAGCGATATGCAGTCGACTATGTTAAATCAAGGTAAAGCGTCGAAAAGGTCCTTCGACGTTGCTTTTTTGATGATGCCAGATGAGAAATTGAGACAAAAGCAACCGGAAAGACAACTGAGAGTTTCAAAACAATTATTCAATAATGAAGAATGGGAGCATCACCCTAAAAGAATTCCAGAATTATACAAGCCAAGTGAATACTCGAAtgaaaatttagaaaaagataCAGAAGATGATAGAGTTCGAGTGAACAACAACATATCGCCAACTTTTAGCGCCGATATCAATATTGACGTTGGAACAGATGAGTATCCGAATAAAACTATGTACTGCAGTGATTCTGAGAATTCTGACCGATCTCGCAGTCGTCCGAACTCCAACGAAAGTGCCGCAAGACAGCCAAAGTTTCTACcggaatacaaaaataaaattttcgaCGATCCAACATTAATCAGCATGCAGTCAAGGGCAAGATACGATGCAAGATATAACGACAAACTCACAGATATGTCGCCTAAGAGTGCTTTTACGAAAGTTGCTAACTACAATATTAGATCGCCGAATCCATCAGTCAGTCCCGATAATCTTCTGTACCAGAACTCTGTAAGTCCACCACTTTCAGCTGCCAGTCCTCCTTCTAATACATTTAATAAGACACCAGTGTTCAACAATCTGTTATCATCAGCACACTTATTGAATGGAAATAATTTCTTCAAAAGTCAAAACGTGTTGTCGTCCCCTAGCCATCCCGACGCTTACCCGCTATCACAACGACCCAATGCAACTTTCAATAAAAGTATGGACTATCCTGAGAAACAAAGTGATCCGAAATCCCAGATGTCTCCAAATAAAATGAACTTTTTGCCATTCAGACCTGATATACCTTACCTCCAAGCGGGTACATCGTACCCATTTGGTGTTCAGAACTTTCAAGCTCCTCCACAAGATTTTATGAAGTTTCCTGTACCACCGCGAGAACCTGTCAATCCACTGATAACGAATCCTGCAGCGGCCATATTAAGCACCTTATTACCGCCAACTTTGGCTGCTTTTTCTCTGCCCGCCCAGAATGTCTGCGCTAAATGCAGTATTAGTTTTCGTATGACATCTGATCTGGTCTATCACATGCGGACTCACCACAAGAGCGAATCAACAGTGGATccgaatagaagaaaaagggaAGAAAAATTGAAGTGTCCTGTATGCAATGAAAGCTTCAGAGAAAGGCATCACCTGACCCGCCACATGACAGCACATCAAGACAAAGAAGGGGACATGGATGAAGTACCCTCTTCACAGAATTACAACAAAAAGAGCAAGCAATATTATCACAATGGTGGGTCGCTCATTCACAAATGA